From one Myxococcus xanthus genomic stretch:
- a CDS encoding two-component system sensor histidine kinase NtrB: protein MVLFRTVAASLSLVITLARLLLHPSQELNHADTLSLAVIIIAYVSTVVVGLRLRKGQGGLGDAWVQVVGDVVIATGLVYLSGGSDSPLTFLYSLAVIGASVVLDRRGALWAAAASALCFGALVMGSQLLDGASGGLMPPTRVLFVLGSNSLALGLIAVLSGYLSRQLSATGGALSAREADLQRLGRLQQQILSSMPSGLATCDAQRRVTYVNPAGCGILQVDPTQVAGVEVEALLPGVSVLAPRSPRSELVVGKGAKRRILGLSVTPLEGEPGALLMVFQDLTQLRRMEDDLKRADRLASLGALSAQLAHELRNPLASMRGSAQLLAQDARDDVAQKLTNILMRESDRLARLVEEFLRFARPPVPSLRRVPLASLVTETMDMLRVDPLARDVRVEVTAPEPLPVSVDPDQLRQVLINLVRNGFLAAGPRGEVKVALTRSENEARIRIWDSGGSITEEMMGHLFEPFFTTRDGGTGLGLSTAHSIIRAHGGSIRVRSNRDEGTEFVVGLPL, encoded by the coding sequence TTGGTGTTGTTCCGCACGGTCGCCGCGAGCCTCTCGCTCGTCATCACCCTGGCGCGGCTTCTCCTTCATCCTTCCCAGGAGCTGAATCACGCGGACACCCTGTCGCTCGCGGTCATCATCATCGCGTACGTGTCAACGGTGGTGGTGGGGCTGCGGCTGCGCAAGGGGCAGGGGGGGCTCGGGGACGCCTGGGTGCAGGTCGTGGGCGACGTCGTCATCGCCACCGGCCTCGTGTACCTCAGCGGTGGCTCCGACTCGCCCCTGACGTTTCTCTACAGCCTGGCCGTCATCGGCGCGTCGGTCGTCCTGGACCGCCGAGGCGCGCTCTGGGCTGCTGCTGCGTCTGCCCTGTGTTTCGGGGCCTTGGTCATGGGCTCACAACTCCTGGACGGCGCGTCTGGTGGGTTGATGCCGCCCACGCGGGTGCTCTTCGTCCTGGGCAGCAACTCCCTGGCCCTGGGCCTCATCGCTGTGCTGTCGGGCTATCTCTCACGTCAGCTCTCCGCGACAGGTGGCGCCCTGTCTGCTCGCGAGGCGGACCTCCAGCGATTGGGGCGGCTTCAACAGCAGATTCTCTCCTCCATGCCGTCGGGGCTGGCGACGTGTGATGCGCAGCGCCGCGTGACGTACGTCAATCCCGCCGGTTGCGGAATCCTCCAGGTCGACCCCACGCAGGTCGCTGGCGTCGAAGTCGAAGCGCTTCTTCCTGGCGTTTCAGTCCTGGCGCCTCGATCTCCTCGCAGTGAATTGGTGGTGGGAAAGGGCGCGAAGCGGCGCATCCTGGGGCTGTCGGTAACGCCACTGGAGGGTGAGCCCGGGGCTTTGCTCATGGTCTTCCAGGACCTCACCCAGCTCCGCCGGATGGAGGATGACCTGAAGAGGGCCGATCGGCTCGCCAGCCTGGGTGCACTCTCTGCGCAACTGGCGCACGAACTGCGCAACCCGCTGGCGTCCATGCGCGGCTCGGCGCAGTTGTTGGCGCAGGATGCACGGGATGACGTGGCCCAGAAGCTCACCAACATCTTGATGCGCGAGTCGGATCGTCTGGCACGGCTCGTCGAGGAGTTCCTGCGCTTTGCTCGTCCCCCGGTGCCCAGCTTGCGGAGGGTTCCACTTGCCTCGCTCGTGACGGAGACCATGGACATGCTCCGGGTGGATCCACTGGCACGTGACGTACGGGTCGAAGTCACCGCGCCCGAGCCTCTCCCGGTCTCGGTTGACCCGGATCAGCTGCGGCAGGTGCTCATCAACCTCGTGCGCAACGGGTTTCTGGCCGCAGGCCCGCGCGGTGAGGTGAAGGTCGCGCTGACTCGGAGCGAGAATGAGGCGAGAATCCGCATCTGGGACTCGGGGGGGAGCATCACGGAGGAGATGATGGGGCACTTGTTCGAGCCGTTCTTCACCACACGCGATGGCGGCACGGGGCTGGGGTTGTCCACCGCGCACTCCATCATCCGGGCC
- a CDS encoding type II secretion system F family protein, translated as MAAPAVKSASTPKKATAQFLWEAKTKSGESKKGEMEAMDVEAVNARLKSLGLNPVKVRKKSMLDGDITIPGFGGVEGKDILVFTRQFATMIDAGLPLVQCLDILASQMDNPSFKKVLFAIKSKVEQGSTFADALKEHPKVFDELYVQLCAAGEVGGILDAILNRLAAYREKNEKLKSKVKSAMTYPIIVILVAIGVTAVLLLKVTPVFEKMFADFGSELPGPTQMIVNFSHMAQEYFFHVAGSIVAVVMSFTWSYRQPRGRKFWDKVFLFMPVFGPVLRKVAVARFTRTLGTMISSGVPILDALDVTAKTAGNRTVEDAIIYVRGKIAEGKNIAGPLAETKVFPSMVVQMIGVGEATGAMDTMLNKIADFYDDEVDAAINSLTAMIEPVLMVFLGGVVGGFLIGMYLPIFSLAGAIQ; from the coding sequence ATGGCAGCCCCAGCAGTGAAGTCGGCATCAACTCCCAAGAAGGCCACCGCCCAGTTCCTCTGGGAGGCGAAGACCAAGAGCGGGGAGTCGAAAAAGGGTGAGATGGAGGCGATGGACGTCGAGGCCGTCAACGCGCGCCTCAAGTCCCTCGGGCTGAACCCCGTCAAGGTGCGCAAGAAGAGCATGCTGGACGGGGACATCACGATCCCCGGCTTCGGCGGTGTCGAAGGCAAGGACATCCTCGTCTTCACCCGTCAGTTCGCCACGATGATCGACGCCGGCCTCCCGCTGGTGCAGTGCCTCGATATCCTCGCGAGCCAGATGGACAACCCTTCCTTCAAGAAGGTGCTGTTCGCCATCAAGAGCAAGGTGGAGCAGGGCAGCACCTTCGCGGACGCGCTGAAGGAGCACCCCAAGGTCTTCGACGAGCTCTACGTCCAGCTCTGCGCCGCGGGTGAGGTGGGCGGTATCCTCGACGCCATCCTCAACCGGCTCGCGGCGTACCGGGAGAAGAACGAGAAGCTCAAGTCGAAGGTCAAGAGCGCGATGACCTACCCGATCATCGTGATCCTGGTGGCCATCGGCGTGACGGCGGTGCTGCTGCTGAAGGTGACGCCCGTCTTCGAGAAGATGTTCGCGGACTTCGGCTCGGAGCTGCCGGGGCCGACGCAGATGATCGTGAACTTCTCGCACATGGCGCAGGAGTACTTCTTCCATGTGGCTGGCTCGATTGTCGCCGTGGTGATGTCCTTCACGTGGAGCTACCGCCAGCCGCGTGGCCGGAAGTTCTGGGACAAGGTGTTCCTCTTCATGCCCGTCTTCGGCCCCGTGCTCCGCAAGGTGGCCGTGGCCCGGTTCACCCGCACGCTGGGGACCATGATTTCCTCGGGCGTGCCCATCCTGGACGCGCTGGACGTTACCGCGAAGACGGCCGGTAACCGCACGGTGGAAGACGCCATCATCTACGTCCGCGGGAAGATCGCCGAGGGCAAGAACATCGCGGGGCCTCTGGCCGAGACGAAAGTATTCCCGTCGATGGTGGTCCAGATGATCGGCGTCGGTGAGGCGACAGGCGCCATGGACACCATGCTCAACAAGATCGCCGACTTCTACGACGACGAGGTGGACGCGGCCATCAACAGCCTCACGGCGATGATTGAGCCGGTCCTCATGGTGTTCCTCGGCGGCGTGGTCGGTGGCTTCCTCATCGGCATGTATCTGCCGATCTTCTCGCTTGCCGGCGCCATCCAGTAG